A single window of Fischerella sp. PCC 9605 DNA harbors:
- a CDS encoding sucrase ferredoxin: MNTFFCSDNSRKVGEDIIGSASNHQTYVLVECPTPWVSEAFHSKWVPENLRILVEEVKRARLPIKFLLIANSFSHKSDYTTLLIYQKQEGLSNGYSKREYRLENIQQVAAVVKKYLWGRNPSYEIESTATRDILVCTHGSHDKCCSRYGNPFHFHATTTVADLNLENVRIWKSSHFGGHRFAPTVIDFPEGRYYGNLDEELFKSILTRTGDITCLQKVYRGWGILPNSIQVLERELIFRYGWDWFNYKVAGRMIEPSADKNTIRAELIFEKPDGSQYNYQARLVKDETQTVKLKGSCNAKQELVFAKYTVASLWLTSTNFVTFSA; this comes from the coding sequence ATGAATACTTTCTTTTGTTCTGATAATTCGCGAAAAGTAGGAGAAGATATTATTGGTAGTGCTTCCAATCACCAAACTTACGTCTTAGTTGAGTGTCCTACACCTTGGGTATCAGAAGCTTTTCATTCTAAATGGGTTCCAGAGAATTTGCGGATTTTAGTAGAGGAGGTTAAACGTGCAAGACTGCCGATAAAATTTCTCTTAATTGCTAATAGTTTTTCGCATAAATCAGACTATACAACCCTTTTGATCTATCAAAAACAAGAAGGGTTAAGTAATGGTTATAGCAAGCGAGAGTATAGGTTAGAAAATATCCAGCAAGTAGCAGCTGTTGTCAAGAAATATTTGTGGGGTAGAAACCCAAGTTATGAAATAGAATCAACTGCAACAAGAGATATATTAGTGTGTACTCATGGCAGTCATGATAAATGCTGCTCTAGATATGGTAATCCCTTTCATTTCCATGCAACAACTACTGTTGCTGATTTAAATTTGGAGAATGTACGAATTTGGAAATCTAGTCACTTTGGCGGACATCGTTTTGCGCCAACGGTAATAGACTTTCCAGAAGGCAGATATTACGGCAATCTCGATGAAGAACTATTTAAATCGATTTTGACTCGCACTGGCGATATTACATGCTTGCAAAAAGTCTATCGCGGCTGGGGAATTTTACCAAACTCAATTCAAGTTTTGGAAAGAGAACTTATCTTTCGTTATGGTTGGGATTGGTTTAATTATAAAGTCGCAGGTAGAATGATCGAGCCAAGTGCAGACAAAAACACGATTCGCGCTGAGCTAATTTTTGAAAAACCTGATGGTTCCCAATATAATTATCAGGCTAGGTTAGTCAAAGACGAAACACAAACTGTGAAACTGAAGGGTTCCTGTAATGCCAAGCAAGAGTTAGTGTTTGCTAAATACACAGTAGCGAGTCTTTGGCTGACTTCTACGAATTTTGTTACTTTTAGTGCTTAA
- a CDS encoding DUF3096 domain-containing protein, which produces MFYQPILLAQQTHTLQVSVNINGIVALIAGILILILPRLLNFIVAIYLIIIGLVQIFNLRI; this is translated from the coding sequence ATGTTTTATCAGCCAATTCTGCTTGCCCAACAAACTCATACACTTCAGGTAAGTGTTAATATTAATGGAATAGTTGCTCTGATAGCAGGAATACTGATTCTCATCCTTCCCAGATTGCTTAACTTCATTGTGGCAATTTATCTAATAATTATTGGGCTTGTGCAGATTTTTAACCTGCGTATTTAA
- a CDS encoding cation:proton antiporter produces MATGQNLILDLTIVLGAAALGGYLANRLRQPVLLGYLVSGLVVGPFGFKLLSEVTQIKSLAEIGVAFLLFALGVEFSLAELKRVKDIALRGSLLQIGLTIVLVAFVTVVMGWASGLSQGIFLGAVLSLSSTAVVLKTLIEKSEINTLHGQIMLAILIAQDLALGLILAILPALRQPENIGWSLGIAILKVLVFVAVAIALSRWIVPRLIASFAATESNELFLLAVISLCLGVALVTAGLGLSLAMGAFVAGLMISEIDHADQALSKVLPLRDTFASLFFASIGMLIDPGILLENLGLIIGLVTLVMLGKAAIVLPIVLSFGYSLKTAVIVSFGINQIGEFSFVLALTGLRLGLISQQTYLLLLGTTAITLVLTPTWLNIAPSLGDSFTRMPLLANFWRRFSTPKTLSIPEKINGHVVVAGYGRVGQVIVKILQSQGYQVLVIENSEAAVQRLRFHKIPYIFGDADSELVLEKAHLETAKALAIALPDPASTRLLLKRALAIAPGLDVIARSHSDSEIDLLTQMGAKEVVQPEFEAALEVGNHLLKSLGAAESHIQAVISAIRKDRYLSIRPEKE; encoded by the coding sequence ATGGCAACTGGGCAAAATTTGATTTTGGATCTCACCATCGTCTTAGGGGCTGCGGCGCTGGGAGGTTATCTGGCAAATCGACTACGTCAACCGGTTTTGCTTGGCTATTTAGTAAGTGGACTGGTTGTAGGACCTTTTGGTTTCAAGCTATTAAGCGAAGTTACCCAAATTAAATCTTTAGCAGAAATTGGTGTTGCCTTTTTGCTGTTTGCCTTGGGTGTGGAATTCTCTTTGGCAGAATTGAAACGAGTCAAGGATATTGCCCTGCGAGGAAGTCTGCTGCAAATTGGGCTGACAATCGTGCTGGTAGCATTTGTAACTGTTGTTATGGGCTGGGCATCGGGACTTTCTCAGGGAATTTTTCTAGGCGCGGTTCTTTCTCTTTCTTCGACAGCAGTAGTGTTGAAAACACTGATAGAAAAAAGTGAAATTAATACACTACATGGTCAAATTATGCTGGCAATTTTAATTGCCCAGGATTTGGCTTTGGGTTTGATATTAGCTATTTTGCCTGCCCTGAGGCAACCAGAAAATATAGGCTGGTCACTTGGCATTGCTATTCTAAAAGTCTTAGTTTTTGTTGCAGTAGCGATCGCGTTAAGTCGATGGATTGTACCCCGCCTAATTGCCAGTTTTGCTGCTACCGAAAGTAATGAATTGTTTCTATTGGCAGTCATTTCCTTATGCTTGGGAGTTGCTTTGGTTACAGCTGGTTTGGGTCTTTCGCTGGCGATGGGGGCATTTGTTGCCGGGTTAATGATTTCTGAGATTGACCATGCCGATCAAGCACTGTCTAAAGTTTTGCCTCTACGTGATACCTTTGCTAGTCTTTTTTTCGCCTCGATTGGGATGCTTATCGATCCAGGTATTCTCTTAGAAAACTTAGGGCTGATTATAGGATTAGTGACACTGGTCATGTTAGGCAAAGCTGCAATTGTTTTGCCGATTGTTCTCAGCTTTGGCTATTCTCTCAAAACTGCTGTTATCGTTAGTTTTGGTATCAATCAAATTGGTGAATTTTCTTTTGTATTAGCGCTGACAGGTTTGAGATTGGGACTCATCTCCCAACAAACTTATCTGTTGCTTTTAGGAACAACAGCGATTACCCTGGTGCTAACTCCCACGTGGCTAAACATTGCACCTAGCTTGGGAGATAGCTTCACCCGCATGCCCTTACTGGCGAATTTCTGGCGGCGGTTTTCCACACCAAAAACCCTATCGATACCAGAAAAAATCAATGGTCATGTGGTGGTGGCTGGTTACGGAAGAGTAGGGCAAGTAATTGTTAAAATTTTACAAAGTCAGGGTTATCAAGTCTTGGTAATTGAGAATAGTGAAGCAGCAGTGCAAAGATTGCGGTTTCACAAAATCCCTTATATTTTTGGTGATGCTGATTCCGAGTTAGTGCTGGAAAAAGCCCATTTGGAAACAGCAAAAGCCTTGGCAATTGCCCTACCAGATCCGGCTAGTACTAGGTTGCTTCTCAAACGTGCCTTAGCAATAGCACCTGGATTGGATGTCATTGCGCGATCGCACTCTGACAGCGAAATTGATCTTTTAACTCAGATGGGTGCAAAAGAAGTAGTGCAACCGGAATTTGAAGCAGCACTTGAAGTGGGAAACCATCTCCTCAAAAGCTTGGGTGCAGCAGAAAGTCATATTCAGGCTGTCATTAGTGCCATTCGCAAAGACCGATACTTGAGTATTCGACCAGAAAAAGAATAG
- the hisD gene encoding histidinol dehydrogenase: MQLLKTTDKDFSVRFKTFVNERREATVDVSGTVREIITDVKERGDAAIKEYTSRFDHYSPESFRLSDRFIVEQAAQCPNHVKTALETAADRIAAFHQKQLPQNIAYTDEVGVKLGLNWVALSTVGIYVPGGRASYPSSLLMNALPAKIVGLERIVMTVPMPRGEINPAVLAAAQVAGVTEIYGIGGAQAVAALAYGTETIAPVDKIVGPGNAYVAEAKRQVFGRVGIDSIAGPSEILVVADSKNNPEWIAWDLLSQAEHDPSAQSILITDSETFAEKAIAAVAEILKTLLTKEVASASWEKHGAVIIVSNLEESIPLLNQLAPEHVELCVDEPQLLANQIRCAGSMFLGRHTPEAIGDYVGGPNHVLPTARSARFASGLSVYDFMKRITSLQCDEQALQTIGKAAITLAEAEGLPAHAGSVAVRLP, encoded by the coding sequence ATGCAGCTACTGAAAACAACCGACAAGGATTTTTCTGTTAGATTCAAAACATTTGTCAATGAGCGAAGAGAAGCAACGGTTGATGTCAGTGGCACAGTACGAGAGATTATCACTGATGTGAAAGAGCGTGGTGATGCAGCAATCAAGGAATATACTAGTCGTTTCGACCACTACAGCCCCGAGTCTTTTCGTTTGAGCGATCGCTTTATTGTTGAGCAAGCAGCCCAATGTCCCAATCATGTCAAGACAGCATTAGAAACTGCAGCCGATCGCATTGCTGCTTTTCATCAAAAACAACTACCGCAAAATATCGCCTACACCGATGAAGTGGGCGTGAAGCTAGGTTTAAACTGGGTAGCCTTATCTACAGTAGGAATTTACGTACCCGGAGGACGGGCAAGTTACCCCAGTTCTCTATTAATGAATGCACTACCTGCCAAAATTGTTGGGTTAGAACGAATTGTCATGACAGTACCGATGCCTCGTGGTGAAATTAATCCTGCGGTATTAGCAGCTGCCCAAGTAGCAGGTGTTACCGAAATCTACGGTATTGGTGGAGCGCAAGCTGTAGCAGCCTTAGCCTACGGTACAGAAACCATTGCCCCTGTTGATAAAATTGTCGGGCCTGGGAATGCTTACGTTGCTGAAGCCAAACGCCAGGTATTCGGCAGGGTTGGAATTGACAGTATCGCTGGCCCTTCAGAAATCTTAGTAGTAGCCGATAGCAAGAACAACCCAGAGTGGATTGCTTGGGATTTACTCTCGCAAGCAGAACACGATCCTAGCGCCCAGTCAATTTTGATTACTGATTCAGAAACTTTTGCCGAAAAAGCGATCGCAGCAGTTGCAGAGATTCTCAAAACCTTGCTCACTAAAGAAGTAGCTAGTGCAAGTTGGGAAAAACATGGTGCAGTGATTATTGTCAGCAATTTAGAAGAAAGCATTCCTCTGTTGAATCAACTAGCACCAGAACACGTGGAATTGTGCGTAGACGAACCACAATTGCTTGCCAATCAGATTCGTTGTGCTGGTAGTATGTTTTTAGGACGCCACACCCCAGAAGCAATTGGTGATTATGTCGGCGGCCCCAATCATGTGTTACCTACCGCACGTTCAGCTCGCTTTGCTTCCGGCTTGAGTGTGTATGATTTTATGAAGCGAATTACTTCTTTGCAATGCGATGAACAAGCATTACAAACCATAGGCAAAGCAGCGATTACCCTTGCAGAAGCAGAAGGTTTACCAGCTCATGCAGGTAGTGTAGCAGTGAGGTTGCCTTGA
- a CDS encoding DUF2949 domain-containing protein, whose amino-acid sequence MEPRTLAQFLSFLQEDLAIPDTDLQLALRHPEQTPTLLPIILWQYGLVTLNQLDRIFDWLQGNV is encoded by the coding sequence ATGGAACCAAGGACACTTGCACAATTCCTCAGTTTTTTGCAGGAGGATTTAGCAATTCCCGACACTGATTTGCAATTAGCATTGCGACATCCCGAGCAGACTCCAACTTTGTTACCAATAATTCTGTGGCAATACGGACTGGTAACATTAAACCAGCTCGATCGGATTTTCGACTGGTTGCAGGGGAATGTTTGA
- a CDS encoding ATP-dependent 6-phosphofructokinase — protein sequence MKAQKRLGILTSGGDCPGLNTVIRSVVSHATLSYGWEVWGIPYATTGLLEQKAIPLAMHGLDLHGIDPLLCIGGTILGSINKGDTLAHVDEILAGYQALELDALIGIGGDGSLGILNQLQSQGNWQFIAIPKTIDNDVALTERMVGFDTAVNTIVDALNRLTFTAASHDRVMIVEVMGRTAGHLALHAGIAGGADVILIPEIPYSIPEICQHLAELRDRNWRRFAIIVVAEGAHIPLDSSCNPSCEKPACGITQYIADEIKRCSTYPIDVRVSVLGHIQRGGIPSASDRLVATAFGKAAVDLVAAGQSGLMVAWHNGRVMPVSLGRVLAKSPLPVDPNGFLVETARCMGIYVGKK from the coding sequence ATGAAAGCACAAAAACGTCTTGGTATTCTTACAAGTGGCGGTGATTGTCCAGGACTTAACACCGTGATTCGGTCAGTTGTCAGCCACGCTACCCTCTCCTACGGCTGGGAAGTATGGGGTATTCCCTATGCAACAACAGGACTACTAGAGCAAAAAGCAATTCCTCTGGCGATGCATGGTCTAGACTTGCATGGGATCGACCCTTTACTGTGCATAGGAGGAACGATTCTTGGGAGCATCAACAAAGGAGATACCCTAGCTCATGTTGATGAGATTCTCGCCGGCTACCAGGCTTTAGAATTAGATGCACTAATTGGTATTGGTGGTGATGGTAGTCTTGGGATTCTCAACCAACTGCAATCTCAAGGCAATTGGCAATTCATTGCTATTCCCAAGACGATTGATAACGATGTCGCACTAACAGAAAGAATGGTCGGATTTGATACAGCAGTCAATACAATTGTTGATGCTCTGAATCGCCTGACCTTCACTGCTGCCAGTCACGATCGCGTTATGATTGTTGAGGTGATGGGACGTACAGCCGGACACCTGGCGCTACACGCTGGTATTGCAGGTGGTGCGGATGTGATTTTAATCCCCGAAATACCCTATTCGATTCCGGAAATTTGCCAACATTTAGCTGAATTGCGCGATCGCAACTGGCGTAGATTTGCAATTATTGTAGTAGCAGAAGGCGCTCATATTCCTCTGGATTCTTCTTGCAATCCATCCTGTGAAAAACCAGCTTGTGGTATTACTCAGTATATTGCCGATGAAATTAAGCGTTGTAGTACCTATCCTATAGATGTCCGGGTTTCAGTTTTGGGACATATCCAACGCGGCGGTATACCCTCTGCTTCTGACCGTTTGGTAGCTACAGCTTTTGGCAAAGCAGCAGTAGATTTGGTAGCTGCTGGGCAAAGTGGTTTAATGGTAGCTTGGCATAACGGGCGAGTGATGCCAGTATCTTTGGGAAGAGTTTTGGCGAAAAGTCCGTTACCTGTAGATCCGAATGGTTTTTTAGTAGAAACGGCTCGTTGTATGGGTATCTATGTTGGTAAAAAGTAA
- a CDS encoding helix-turn-helix transcriptional regulator, whose translation MQTDSLLCSVPGQIKLPVVFEKILLSDGMGVSYVCVEPNHFSEHSDRNFKISVLFKQASIWAKWQTATGQLKRKHVKEGHVCIIPANLPHETSVEKQMEMVVINLEPTFICSVASELNKKSFEIVEHWAARDPLIQQLGLALRSEFIVGLPQSSYVESVGNILVTHLLRHYCANKQSPDEPTFTLPEHKLRQAIAYINGNLEQNITLAQLASFVEMSQYRFARAFKQSTGISPHQYILECKVEQAKTLLKHTQMSIVEISYSLGFASQSHFTSTFRRFTAITPKEYKKAL comes from the coding sequence ATGCAAACCGATAGCCTACTATGCTCAGTACCAGGGCAAATTAAGTTGCCCGTCGTATTTGAAAAAATACTACTCAGTGACGGTATGGGCGTTTCTTACGTCTGTGTCGAACCAAATCACTTCAGCGAACACAGCGATCGCAATTTCAAAATTTCCGTTCTATTCAAGCAAGCATCTATTTGGGCTAAGTGGCAGACAGCGACTGGGCAGCTAAAACGTAAGCATGTCAAAGAAGGTCACGTCTGCATCATTCCTGCAAATCTACCACACGAGACCTCTGTAGAAAAGCAGATGGAGATGGTTGTTATCAACTTGGAACCGACTTTTATTTGTTCTGTTGCTTCGGAATTAAATAAAAAATCTTTTGAAATTGTAGAGCATTGGGCAGCTAGAGACCCCTTAATTCAACAACTTGGGTTGGCACTGCGTAGCGAATTTATTGTCGGACTGCCCCAAAGTTCATACGTTGAATCAGTGGGAAATATATTAGTTACACATCTGCTGAGACATTATTGTGCCAACAAACAATCGCCAGATGAGCCAACATTTACTCTCCCAGAACACAAGCTGCGACAAGCCATTGCTTATATCAACGGTAATTTGGAACAGAACATAACACTTGCTCAACTTGCCTCTTTTGTTGAGATGAGCCAGTATCGGTTTGCCCGTGCATTCAAGCAATCTACTGGCATTTCTCCCCATCAGTACATACTCGAATGTAAAGTCGAGCAAGCAAAAACTTTACTAAAACATACTCAGATGTCAATTGTCGAAATAAGTTATTCTCTTGGTTTTGCAAGTCAAAGTCACTTTACATCAACTTTTCGCCGATTTACTGCAATTACACCAAAAGAATATAAAAAAGCACTTTAA
- a CDS encoding class I SAM-dependent methyltransferase — protein sequence MDFNQASFLPEAEQYHEIAAHFVPGYQSLYEIARCYLSLHLPKVADILIVGAGGGMEIKILSRFSQQWSFAAVDPSSRMLDVAKFWTERSNALNRVQFTEGFVSDLPSSQVFDAATCVLVMHFLPDETEKLKLLKDIALRLKTGGILILADLAVPKETEEFEVFRQLYSTHAEQQGEPEVRIKDILTVLENFVHPVSNVRESELVKLAGFNTPTMFFSSIWFKAWFALKE from the coding sequence ATGGACTTTAATCAAGCATCTTTTCTTCCAGAGGCTGAGCAATATCATGAAATAGCCGCCCATTTTGTTCCAGGTTACCAGTCTTTGTATGAGATTGCTCGCTGCTATTTGAGTCTTCATTTGCCAAAAGTTGCAGATATTCTTATCGTTGGTGCTGGAGGGGGAATGGAAATCAAAATCCTCTCTAGATTTTCTCAGCAGTGGTCTTTTGCTGCGGTAGATCCATCATCCCGCATGTTAGATGTTGCAAAATTCTGGACAGAACGGAGCAACGCTTTGAATAGAGTGCAATTTACAGAAGGATTTGTGTCAGATTTGCCTTCATCACAAGTATTTGATGCTGCCACCTGCGTGTTGGTGATGCACTTCCTGCCTGACGAAACTGAGAAATTAAAATTACTCAAAGATATTGCTCTGAGGCTAAAAACTGGGGGAATTCTGATTTTAGCTGATTTGGCTGTGCCAAAAGAAACTGAAGAGTTTGAAGTATTTCGACAACTTTACAGCACACATGCAGAACAACAAGGTGAACCAGAGGTAAGGATTAAAGATATTCTGACGGTGCTTGAAAACTTTGTACACCCAGTATCAAATGTACGAGAAAGCGAGTTAGTTAAATTAGCCGGGTTTAATACCCCTACAATGTTTTTTTCATCCATATGGTTCAAGGCATGGTTTGCTTTGAAAGAGTGA
- a CDS encoding carbon-nitrogen hydrolase family protein encodes MFTTLQKSAKKIMGGRESVKVAIVQISQAYMDKEKSIERACAAIKEAGENGAELIVFPENWLAGYPYWTEGWNTERLKWIAGRVRFHDAAIMAPSEDTEKIGQAARTANAYVVMGCNEIDPRPEVDTIYSSLIYFSRDGSLMGRHRKLMPTGQEKTFWGMGDASDLVVFETDIGRIGGLICGEHAMTLVRAALIAQGEDFHVSVWHGSFALHKGLTLVEADTEGVFFGQALARAHSVESGAFTLLASSIFDDNDIPEDFPYKKGDPDFRNYHHSNGGSTIINPLGVPIAGPVHNQPTILYAECHAWMRKAHNAILDTMGHYARPDVLQLLIRDEMGWRLLTSNKKLAPVLRDALLHSAERHDVDGEKVIQIASGNIEAE; translated from the coding sequence ATGTTTACAACATTACAGAAGAGTGCCAAAAAAATTATGGGCGGACGTGAAAGCGTCAAAGTCGCAATAGTGCAGATTTCACAAGCCTACATGGATAAAGAAAAGTCAATTGAACGGGCTTGTGCAGCAATTAAGGAAGCGGGAGAAAATGGTGCGGAACTGATTGTCTTTCCTGAAAATTGGTTAGCAGGCTACCCGTATTGGACTGAAGGTTGGAATACAGAACGCTTGAAATGGATTGCGGGACGGGTTCGCTTCCACGATGCAGCAATCATGGCACCTAGTGAAGATACTGAAAAGATTGGTCAAGCAGCACGGACTGCGAACGCTTATGTAGTCATGGGGTGTAATGAAATCGACCCGCGTCCAGAAGTCGATACTATTTATAGTAGTTTGATATACTTTAGTCGCGACGGCTCACTGATGGGTCGACATCGGAAGTTAATGCCAACCGGGCAAGAAAAGACGTTTTGGGGTATGGGAGATGCTTCAGATTTAGTTGTTTTTGAAACCGATATTGGACGCATTGGTGGTCTCATCTGTGGTGAACATGCCATGACATTGGTTCGCGCTGCGCTAATTGCCCAAGGTGAAGACTTTCATGTCTCTGTATGGCATGGCTCTTTTGCACTGCATAAAGGTCTAACACTAGTCGAGGCAGACACTGAAGGGGTCTTTTTTGGACAAGCTTTGGCACGTGCTCACTCGGTTGAATCTGGAGCATTTACCCTGTTAGCGAGTTCTATTTTTGATGATAATGACATTCCTGAAGATTTTCCGTACAAGAAAGGCGACCCAGATTTTCGGAACTATCACCACTCTAATGGGGGCAGTACCATCATTAATCCATTAGGTGTTCCCATTGCTGGGCCCGTGCATAATCAGCCTACTATTCTGTACGCAGAATGTCATGCCTGGATGAGAAAAGCTCACAATGCGATTCTCGACACAATGGGTCACTACGCTAGACCTGATGTGCTCCAACTTCTCATTCGTGACGAAATGGGATGGCGGTTGTTGACCTCCAACAAGAAACTAGCTCCTGTCTTACGCGACGCACTACTGCATTCGGCAGAACGGCATGATGTGGATGGTGAAAAAGTTATTCAAATTGCTTCTGGGAATATTGAGGCTGAATAG
- a CDS encoding TetR/AcrR family transcriptional regulator has product MIQEVNFNESKSKGGRPKSGTTQERIERLLDDAAKVFLEYGYGLSSIDILARQAHVAKRTIYQHFGNKAELFGAVVRRLSDSVVLSFPHLGSDTRPIKQVLTAFAYQLLERVLSPEVLGLHRIVIGEACRFPELAKQFYDNGPGRAITALADYLLSQKELGVMELVEPKIAAEQFFNMVLGELYRRALLGIDPTPTPEKIREHIDCTVNLFLRGCRPS; this is encoded by the coding sequence ATGATCCAAGAAGTAAATTTCAATGAATCCAAATCCAAAGGTGGACGACCGAAGAGCGGAACAACGCAAGAGCGGATAGAGCGGTTGCTTGATGATGCGGCAAAGGTGTTTTTGGAATACGGCTATGGGCTATCAAGCATAGACATCTTAGCTCGTCAAGCCCATGTTGCAAAGCGCACTATCTATCAGCATTTTGGGAATAAAGCTGAACTATTTGGTGCTGTTGTCCGGCGTTTAAGTGACTCTGTAGTTTTATCTTTTCCTCATCTGGGTAGTGATACACGACCCATAAAACAAGTCTTGACAGCTTTTGCCTATCAGTTACTCGAAAGAGTTTTGTCACCGGAAGTACTCGGATTACATCGTATCGTCATTGGGGAAGCATGTCGTTTTCCTGAATTGGCGAAGCAGTTTTACGATAATGGGCCAGGGCGTGCTATTACCGCCCTTGCCGATTATCTATTGAGTCAAAAAGAACTTGGGGTGATGGAATTAGTTGAACCCAAAATTGCAGCAGAACAATTTTTCAACATGGTGCTTGGTGAACTTTATCGTCGGGCTTTGTTAGGTATTGACCCTACACCGACACCAGAAAAAATAAGGGAGCACATTGACTGTACAGTGAACCTTTTTCTGCGGGGGTGTCGTCCTAGCTGA
- a CDS encoding response regulator, whose amino-acid sequence MTTKKILVIDNEEYIQEVAKVCLETVAGWEVVTAGSGKEGISKAETSQPDAILLDVMMPDMDGLTTFEKLQANPATKAIPVILLTAKIQATDRRRYAQLGIKAAIAKPFNPLELATQVASALDWNL is encoded by the coding sequence ATGACAACCAAGAAAATTCTGGTAATTGATAACGAGGAATACATTCAAGAAGTTGCCAAAGTTTGCCTGGAAACGGTGGCAGGCTGGGAAGTCGTAACCGCAGGTTCTGGTAAAGAAGGTATCAGTAAGGCTGAGACTAGCCAACCCGATGCAATTTTGCTGGATGTGATGATGCCAGATATGGATGGTTTGACAACCTTTGAGAAGCTACAAGCAAATCCTGCAACCAAAGCTATTCCGGTAATTTTATTAACCGCAAAGATACAAGCTACCGACCGCCGTCGCTATGCTCAATTAGGTATAAAAGCTGCGATCGCTAAACCATTCAATCCTTTAGAATTAGCGACTCAAGTAGCATCAGCCCTGGATTGGAATCTGTAA